The sequence below is a genomic window from Sphingobacterium sp. ML3W.
CCGATACTTTCTGGATCGCGTATCCCAATCCCTTTTCTGATCTCTTTATACCCAAAGCGGTAACGACAACTTCTTCGAGCTGAGCTTGATTCTGCGTCATTATTATCGTTAATTTTTCCTGATTTGCGATAGTGATATTTTGAGATTGAAAGCCCATATAACTTAATATTAGGACAGATCCTTTGAAGACTTGTACTTTGAAAAATCCATTTTCATCTGCTTTAACAGTGCGATGGGGCATATCCTTGATCTGAATAGTTACTCCAGGAAGGGCTAGACCTTTGTCATCGAGAACTTTGCCTTCAACGGTAAAATCTTGCTGTATGGCATCAATTTTACTTGGGGCTTTATCTTCTTCCGAAATGATGATGTTTTTTTCAATGATGGCGTAAGTTAATCCATTATGCATTATCGCCGCTTTTAATGCTTCTTGAATACTAACGTTTTTTACATTAATATCGATGGGCTTGATTTTATCCAAAAGCTTGACATCGATTAATGTATTGTAGCCTGTTTGTTTTCTTATTTCCTTGAAAACATAATTAATGGAAATATTTCTTTTGTCTAATGTGAACTTTTGAGCATAAGTCGCTGCTCCCACATTTAAGGAAAGAAATAAATAAAGAAAAAACACTTTCATAATGATGAGATATTTGCCAATGTTTCGACAAGGAATTTGGTCATGAAAAAATCTGGTATAAATTTTATACATTTGAATTGGTATTAATAATTGGTTCATCTTTTTGTTGATATTCGAGCAGTTGTCCTAGACAACTTATGTCAGAAGCGTTCCAGCGCTTCTGATTTTTTTCAGGTTATGGCAGTCTTATTCTTCTACGATTATTGTCCTCCCTTCAAGTTTAAATTTTGCAATTCCGGTTAGTTGTAATGCTTTTATCAATGTACTTGGACTTTCCATTCTAGAAATGGTGCCTTCAAATTTTCTATCTTCTAACTTTCCTTTGAATTTGATATCAAGATCATACCACCGGCCTACTTTTTCCATCACACCGTGGATATCCTCTCTATGGAATATAAAATATCCATTTCTCCACGACATTGCATCAGCTGTGTCTATCTGAATCAATTTAATAGGATCAGACTTTATTGTGGATACAATAGCTTGCTGACCGGGAGTCATGATGACAGGTGATGAGCGTTGCGCTAAAGCGTTGTTGCTGATTTGGACAGAACCTTCTAGTAAAGTTGTTTTTATTTCAGGATCGGAAGCATATGCCGATACATTAAAATGTGTACCGAGTACTTTTACCTCTACTTGATTAGCGTGTACAATAAAAGGGCGTTTGCTATCTTTCGCAATTTCAAAGTATGCTTCCCCTTCAATATGCACTGTACGGTTATTGGGTGCAAATGGTATATGGTAAGTTAGTGAGCTCATCGCATTGAGCCATACTTTACTACCGTCAGGCAGGGTTACTTGATACTCACCTCCTTTGGGAGTGTTTATGGTGTTTGAAATGGGGGTGTCGTTAGCCAATGGATTATGAAGATTATATTCATAACGAATAGTTCCATCTGCAGTTTTTCGGATGATGATACCCTTTAGTGTTAGCGCTTGACCATTTTGAAGATCATCAAGATTGATTACCGTTCCATTTGATAATTTCAGTGTTGCTTTCTTACCCCAGGTCATTGCCTCTTGGTTTATGCTTGCAGAAGATGCCGTTTTAGCTATATTTTCAACTTGGTTATTCCAGGTCAGATAGCTAATGAATGAAACTAAGGCAATTGCAGCAGCAACACTCGACCAGTACCTCTTCATGCTATCGAAAATGGATTGTTTTTTAGTAATAGAAGTATCCGTGATTTGTAGGTGGATATGGTCTAGCAAGATTTTAGCATCTTCTAAATTATGATGTTCTTCTATGGTAGCATCTTGAATAAAGTGCTCATGCATCAATGCTCTTAGTTCAGTGTCTTCATACTCCTCTAAATATTGTAATATCCATTTTTTTTCGTCGTAAGACCAAATAGGTTTACGCAATAAATCAATGATTTTGGTTTTTATGTTTGTCATTATTTAATCTGGTCAGCTCTTTTATCTATCTCTCGATTAGGTGCTACAAATTAATGCTGCAAGAATCTATTATAAATACAAAGAGAAGATTGAAATGGGGGGGTGTGAAAAAAAATAAAATTTTATGGAATAGATTAGGAGTTATAAGACTGGTATAGGTACAATAAATATAGAAGTGTTGTACCAGAAGGTTGACCATTTAATCTTACATAGCTTTTTACATTTGCAACTGCACCTGAAAGGTATTCCTTCACCGTATGTTTCGATATATTCAATTCAATGGCAGTTTCTTCATAAGTTTTCCCCTGTAGTTTACAGAGGTCAAACACTTTTCTTTTTTGTGGTGAAAGTTGATTGATTGCTTTGTCAAGTAAGTCTAAATGATCTTTCTCAACATCAACAGTATCATTGGTTTCGACTTGTAGATCTTCGTTATATT
It includes:
- a CDS encoding STN and carboxypeptidase regulatory-like domain-containing protein produces the protein MKVFFLYLFLSLNVGAATYAQKFTLDKRNISINYVFKEIRKQTGYNTLIDVKLLDKIKPIDINVKNVSIQEALKAAIMHNGLTYAIIEKNIIISEEDKAPSKIDAIQQDFTVEGKVLDDKGLALPGVTIQIKDMPHRTVKADENGFFKVQVFKGSVLILSYMGFQSQNITIANQEKLTIIMTQNQAQLEEVVVTALGIKRSEKGLGYAIQKVSGGSNECC
- a CDS encoding FecR family protein, which codes for MTNIKTKIIDLLRKPIWSYDEKKWILQYLEEYEDTELRALMHEHFIQDATIEEHHNLEDAKILLDHIHLQITDTSITKKQSIFDSMKRYWSSVAAAIALVSFISYLTWNNQVENIAKTASSASINQEAMTWGKKATLKLSNGTVINLDDLQNGQALTLKGIIIRKTADGTIRYEYNLHNPLANDTPISNTINTPKGGEYQVTLPDGSKVWLNAMSSLTYHIPFAPNNRTVHIEGEAYFEIAKDSKRPFIVHANQVEVKVLGTHFNVSAYASDPEIKTTLLEGSVQISNNALAQRSSPVIMTPGQQAIVSTIKSDPIKLIQIDTADAMSWRNGYFIFHREDIHGVMEKVGRWYDLDIKFKGKLEDRKFEGTISRMESPSTLIKALQLTGIAKFKLEGRTIIVEE
- a CDS encoding RNA polymerase sigma factor, with translation MENYEDKILITRLKNSNIEAFNAIYWKYQSRLYANIYKLLKNSDATKDILQDVFVTLWEKRNDIDSNREIIGWLFTVSYNKSINLLKNNIRKSLIFDEYNEDLQVETNDTVDVEKDHLDLLDKAINQLSPQKRKVFDLCKLQGKTYEETAIELNISKHTVKEYLSGAVANVKSYVRLNGQPSGTTLLYLLYLYQSYNS